A genome region from Triticum aestivum cultivar Chinese Spring chromosome 2B, IWGSC CS RefSeq v2.1, whole genome shotgun sequence includes the following:
- the LOC123043455 gene encoding F-box/LRR-repeat protein At3g26922 isoform X2 yields MAEQEQPPFANVDPATAADARLQGRDPRKLDQAAENVLSYIYATLPSFPVYPGTRLPALAASSDGVDRISLLPDEPLRNIVARLPVKDAARTTVLSSRWRALWPSTPLVLIDSFLLPKGQGFRPTPANSPALTAAVSDILEAHPGPFRCIHLICTQSTYRNQLARWLQLLAAKAVQDLVLVNRPWPRDVPLPPTLFTITTLTRLYLGLWKLPDTAALRGASFPHLRELGLCSVEMEHGVVDSLVARSPVLEVLNILGCINGLRLRLLSQSLRCLQISCSKMEHIAVVKAPCLERLIIFGSGEIARGLCSRLKIGDVPKLHAFGYLDPGQVLQPGIASTSTMMRSVKILSLNVRFGVRNEVKMVPNFLRCFPNAERLHILSEKCDKPTGNHLSLKFWEESGPIENVLSRINVMSIREFRGDPGEVGFLEFFFRNARALKTASVSMANPSFTPFSAEEAHAKVKYCYRNKASKSCHMVVRGSTGPSGGEVWRFKDGADFSFHDPFSQVLVR; encoded by the exons ATGGCCGAGCAGGAGCAGCCGCCGTTCGCCAACGTCGACCCAGCGACGGCGGCTGATGCGCGGCTCCAGGGTCGCGACCCCCGCAAGCTCGACCAGGCCGCGGAGAACGTCCTATCCTACATCTACGCCACCCTCCCCAGCTTCCCCGTCTACCCCGGCACGCGGCTCCccgccctcgccgcctcctccgACGGCGTCGACCGCATCAGCCTCCTCCCCGACGAGCCCCTGCGCAACATCGTCGCCCGCCTCCCCGTCAAGGACGCCGCGCGCACCACCGTGCTCTCCTCCCGCTGGCGCGCGCTCTGGCCCTCCACGCCCCTCGTCCTCATCGACTCCTTCCTCCTCCCCAAAGGCCAGGGCTTCCGCCCCACGCCGGCCAACTCGCCGGCACTCACGGCCGCCGTCTCCGACATCCTCGAAGCGCACCCGGGGCCCTTCCGCTGCATCCACCTCATCTGCACTCAGAGCACGTACCGGAACCAGCTAGCGCGCTGGCTCCAGCTCCTCGCCGCCAAGGCCGTCCAGGACCTCGTCCTCGTCAACCGCCCGTGGCCGCGCGACGTGCCCCTCCCGCCCACGCTCTTCACCATCACCACCCTCACCCGCCTCTACCTCGGCCTCTGGAAGTTGCCGGACACGGCCGCCCTGCGTGGCGCCTCCTTCCCCCACCTCCGCGAGCTCGGCCTCTGCAGCGTCGAAATGGAGCACGGCGTCGTCGACTCCCTCGTCGCCAGGAGCCCCGTCCTGGAGGTCCTCAACATCCTGGGATGCATCAATGGGTTGCGTCTCCGCCTCCTCAGCCAGAGCCTACGCTGCCTGCAGATCAGCTGCTCGAAAATGGAGCACATCGCCGTGGTGAAGGCTCCATGCCTCGAGCGGCTCATCATTTTTGGATCTGGCGAAATCGCTCGTGGTTTGTGCAGCAGACTCAAGATCGGCGATGTCCCCAAGCTGCACGCTTTTGGATACTTGGATCCAGGTCAGGTCCTACAG CCCGGGATAGCAAGCACAAGTACCATGATGAGAAGCGTCAagattttgagcttgaatgtgcGTTTCGGAGTTCGCAATGAGGTCAAGATGGTGCCCAACTTTCTGAGATGCTTCCCCAACGCTGAGAGACTCCATATTTTG AGTGAGAAATGTGATAAACCCACTGGCAACCACCTGAGCCTCAAGTTCTGGGAAGAGTCCGGTCCCATTGAGAATGTCCTCTCACGCATCAACGTGATGAGTATCCGTGAGTTCAGAGGGGACCCAGGTGAGGTTGGCTTCCTGGAGTTCTTCTTCCGGAATGCGAGGGCGCTGAAGACCGCATCTGTTTCCATGGCCAATCCAAGCTTCACACCGTTCTCGGCGGAGGAGGCGCACGCCAAAGTGAAATATTGCTACAGGAACAAGGCGAGTAAGTCCTGCCACATGGTTGTCCGTGGGAGTACCGGCCCTTCAGGAGGTGAAGTTTGGAGGTTCAAAGATGGGGCAGATTTTTCTTTCCATGACCCCTTTTCCCAGGTGTTGGTCAGGTGA
- the LOC123043455 gene encoding putative FBD-associated F-box protein At5g53635 isoform X1, whose translation MAEQEQPPFANVDPATAADARLQGRDPRKLDQAAENVLSYIYATLPSFPVYPGTRLPALAASSDGVDRISLLPDEPLRNIVARLPVKDAARTTVLSSRWRALWPSTPLVLIDSFLLPKGQGFRPTPANSPALTAAVSDILEAHPGPFRCIHLICTQSTYRNQLARWLQLLAAKAVQDLVLVNRPWPRDVPLPPTLFTITTLTRLYLGLWKLPDTAALRGASFPHLRELGLCSVEMEHGVVDSLVARSPVLEVLNILGCINGLRLRLLSQSLRCLQISCSKMEHIAVVKAPCLERLIIFGSGEIARGLCSRLKIGDVPKLHAFGYLDPGQVLQVRDTIIMPGIASTSTMMRSVKILSLNVRFGVRNEVKMVPNFLRCFPNAERLHILSEKCDKPTGNHLSLKFWEESGPIENVLSRINVMSIREFRGDPGEVGFLEFFFRNARALKTASVSMANPSFTPFSAEEAHAKVKYCYRNKASKSCHMVVRGSTGPSGGEVWRFKDGADFSFHDPFSQVLVR comes from the exons ATGGCCGAGCAGGAGCAGCCGCCGTTCGCCAACGTCGACCCAGCGACGGCGGCTGATGCGCGGCTCCAGGGTCGCGACCCCCGCAAGCTCGACCAGGCCGCGGAGAACGTCCTATCCTACATCTACGCCACCCTCCCCAGCTTCCCCGTCTACCCCGGCACGCGGCTCCccgccctcgccgcctcctccgACGGCGTCGACCGCATCAGCCTCCTCCCCGACGAGCCCCTGCGCAACATCGTCGCCCGCCTCCCCGTCAAGGACGCCGCGCGCACCACCGTGCTCTCCTCCCGCTGGCGCGCGCTCTGGCCCTCCACGCCCCTCGTCCTCATCGACTCCTTCCTCCTCCCCAAAGGCCAGGGCTTCCGCCCCACGCCGGCCAACTCGCCGGCACTCACGGCCGCCGTCTCCGACATCCTCGAAGCGCACCCGGGGCCCTTCCGCTGCATCCACCTCATCTGCACTCAGAGCACGTACCGGAACCAGCTAGCGCGCTGGCTCCAGCTCCTCGCCGCCAAGGCCGTCCAGGACCTCGTCCTCGTCAACCGCCCGTGGCCGCGCGACGTGCCCCTCCCGCCCACGCTCTTCACCATCACCACCCTCACCCGCCTCTACCTCGGCCTCTGGAAGTTGCCGGACACGGCCGCCCTGCGTGGCGCCTCCTTCCCCCACCTCCGCGAGCTCGGCCTCTGCAGCGTCGAAATGGAGCACGGCGTCGTCGACTCCCTCGTCGCCAGGAGCCCCGTCCTGGAGGTCCTCAACATCCTGGGATGCATCAATGGGTTGCGTCTCCGCCTCCTCAGCCAGAGCCTACGCTGCCTGCAGATCAGCTGCTCGAAAATGGAGCACATCGCCGTGGTGAAGGCTCCATGCCTCGAGCGGCTCATCATTTTTGGATCTGGCGAAATCGCTCGTGGTTTGTGCAGCAGACTCAAGATCGGCGATGTCCCCAAGCTGCACGCTTTTGGATACTTGGATCCAGGTCAGGTCCTACAGGTCCGAGACACCATCATCATG CCCGGGATAGCAAGCACAAGTACCATGATGAGAAGCGTCAagattttgagcttgaatgtgcGTTTCGGAGTTCGCAATGAGGTCAAGATGGTGCCCAACTTTCTGAGATGCTTCCCCAACGCTGAGAGACTCCATATTTTG AGTGAGAAATGTGATAAACCCACTGGCAACCACCTGAGCCTCAAGTTCTGGGAAGAGTCCGGTCCCATTGAGAATGTCCTCTCACGCATCAACGTGATGAGTATCCGTGAGTTCAGAGGGGACCCAGGTGAGGTTGGCTTCCTGGAGTTCTTCTTCCGGAATGCGAGGGCGCTGAAGACCGCATCTGTTTCCATGGCCAATCCAAGCTTCACACCGTTCTCGGCGGAGGAGGCGCACGCCAAAGTGAAATATTGCTACAGGAACAAGGCGAGTAAGTCCTGCCACATGGTTGTCCGTGGGAGTACCGGCCCTTCAGGAGGTGAAGTTTGGAGGTTCAAAGATGGGGCAGATTTTTCTTTCCATGACCCCTTTTCCCAGGTGTTGGTCAGGTGA